One genomic window of Corticium candelabrum chromosome 9, ooCorCand1.1, whole genome shotgun sequence includes the following:
- the LOC134184315 gene encoding protein phosphatase 1 regulatory subunit 7-like isoform X1, giving the protein MSKSTKRDLKTSRFLEGEIDPDKVFAESLERSHSHIYDIDLHGRNIRRISNLEQFVHVKTLDLSCNSITKIEGLDCCTDVRELKLYSNNIHRIENLDKLKQLCQLKLQHNKIKTIESGLQCLQKLKLLRLDYNCLTRLNHGELAGCSNLTHLDLSNNFLEAVEGLGSLIHLEELRLSNNKLIILPPLKHCTKLEDLDLSENPLSVMPQLNFLQSLKRLRVERTGITSLKPFGHLKKLQELHTAHNSISKFEEISAQFPSLEILDVRHNQLESWDCIVLYCNEATTIHCFECSILQCELNSLRHLVELNIAGNSFTLTECEDQTSYHYKVAQICQTIEMVDDVQVLKGKCLSEEHKRPIMRPTSAARALNTHKVKEQLVSMEKELQSIQTALENRLTAITSVWDSLSHPSVSLGSAQTDRQVTGNERSSSRSSSRSRILKAREFAEEHFNNVT; this is encoded by the exons atgtcgaaatctaCGAAAAGAGATCTGAAAACAAGTAGGTTTTTGGAGGGAGAAATAGATCCTGACAAAGTG TTTGCAGAGTCGCTTGAGAGAAGCCATTCTCATATCTACGACATTGATTTACATGGTAGAAACATCAGAAGAATATCAAACTTAGAACAG TTTGTTCACGTGAAGACTCTCGATCTCTCTTGCAACAGCATAACCAAAATAGAAGGCTTGGACTGTTGCACC GATGTTAGAGAATTAAAACTCTACTCTAACAATATTCACAGAATTGAAAACCTGGACAA ACTGAAACAACTTTGCCAACTAAAATTGCAGCACAACAAAATTAAGACGATTG aatCAGGACTGCAATGTCTACAAAAGCTCAAACTTCTTCGTTTGGACTACAATTGTCTCACCAGACTAAATCATGGGGAACTTGCAGGATGTTCAAATTTAACTCACCTTGACCTCAgcaataattttttagagGCAGTAGag GGTCTAGGATCACTGATTCATTTGGAAGAGCTTCGCctatcaaacaacaaactgatcATTTTGCCACCTTTGAAGCATTGTACAAAG CTTGAAGACCTTGACTTGTCTGAGAATCCTCTTTCTGTAATGCCACAACTGAATTTCCTACAGTCACTGAAG AGGTTAAGAGTTGAACGAACAGGAATCACTAGTTTGAAACCATTTGGTCATCTCAA AAAACTGCAAGAACTGCACACAGCACATAATAGTATCTCAAAGTTTGAG GAAATCTCTGCCCAGTTTCCTTCTTTAGAAATCTTGGATGTCAGACACAACCAGCTTGAATCATGGGACTGCatagtattgtattgcaatgaaGCCACCACAATCCATTGCTTTGAATGTTCTATCTTGCAGTGTGAATTGAATTCGCTTAGACACTTGGTGGAATTGAATATAGCAG GGAATAGTTTTACCTTAACTGAATGTGAAGACCAGACAAG TTACCACTACAAAGTAGCACAAATATGTCAGACCATTGAAATGGTAGATGACGTGCAAGTGCTGAAAGGCAAGTGTTTGTCTGAAGAACATAAACGACCAATTATGAGACCAACGTCTGCAGCTAGAG CTCTGAATACACATAAAGTGAAAGAACAGCTTGTTAGTATGGAAAAAGAACTGCAGTCAATACAAACAGCATTAGAAAACAG GTTGACTGCTATCACTTCAGTATGGGACTCGCTGTCTCACCCATCAGTTTCACTCGGATCAGCACAAACAG ATCGACAAGTAACTGGAAATGAAAGGTCAAGCAGTCGGTCAAGCAG TCGAAGTCGAATCCTCAAAGCACGAGAATTTGCAGAAGAGCATTTCAATAACGTTACTTAG
- the LOC134184569 gene encoding solute carrier family 15 member 4-like — translation MGWKKTEALLSTPLLLQSFKRWMTSGKKAVFRLLIVIMLERTAFYCIMMTSSIYCTNYLHFPTWATFLLNLHLMASVYLFAPAFGWLSDRKFGYIPVLSTSFVMYLVGVIPIAYTATAASRQHGTELGYLKALYVVGLTIVVLCASAVRATLLPYMLEQLGDGSESRSVIAGVIAASYTSVNIGAFAAGVGGGYLWQQAGICRKSNYTGFFWTYLLAVSCLVVAVLVLIIWRKQYRSHTVQRTAEYTPSFRDILATGCGCYRSDPEPLYYDHKELPIKTKEEETKDRLDEHRKRLGVLVPVLSTLILYYTVQGQLVDGFKDQTVHMNFFYDQQNGTILNKSNNLLSNYCTVNSTNNEYLIPPTVLNGFDALVIILTIPVVWWFIPSMYVRWGQYELTMLDRISIGMILTMLGCIATVGVEVSRIHAAQLNYICLKMDQTAFIIVYSTLSPFTQIPQHLLVGIGEGFTGIAAREFVLSRAPREFRCTAYGLIYLANGLALYLGGLLLFVMKHLHYYYSDISPAYAVTIGSIVEAEKSSRTWVYYIVLTAVMMVGWCVFSLIKRRHKDVLRIARAHIYGAMNL, via the coding sequence ATGggttggaagaagacagaggCTTTGCTCTCTACGCCTCTGTTGCTGCAGTCTTTCAAGAGGTGGATGACATCAGGAAAGAAAGCTGTATTTCGACTGCTTATAGTCATCATGCTCGAACGTACAGCGTTCTACTGTATTATGATGACCTCCTCCATCTATTGCACGAACTACCTTCATTTTCCAACATGGGCAACTTTCCTCCTGAACCTTCATCTGATGGCATCGGTCTATCTCTTTGCTCCTGCGTTTGGCTGGTTGTCAGATCGCAAGTTCGGGTACATTCCCGTCCTCTCCACGTCGTTTGTCATGTACTTGGTTGGAGTAATTCCTATAGCCTACACTGCAACTGCGGCAAGTCGACAGCACGGTACCGAGCTTGGGTATTTGAAAGCACTCTACGTTGTAGGGTTGACAATTGTCGTACTGTGTGCATCAGCAGTCAGAGCGACTCTGTTGCCTTACATGTTGGAGCAGTTGGGAGACGGCAGTGAATCTCGCAGTGTCATAGCAGGAGTAATTGCAGCCAGTTACACTAGCGTCAACATTGGAGCCTTTGCAGCAGGCGTGGGAGGGGGATATCTGTGGCAACAGGCGGGCATTTGCAGGAAATCCAATTATACGGGATTCTTTTGGACATACCTGTTGGCCGTCAGTTGCCTTGTTGTAGCCGTTCTTGTCCTAATcatctggagaaagcaatACAGATCACACACAGTTCAAAGAACAGCTGAATATACACCAAGCTTTAGAGACATTCTAGCTACAGGATGTGGCTGCTATAGATCTGATCCTGAACCACTCTACTATGATCATAAAGAACTACCCATCAAGACTAAGGAAGAAGAAACCAAAGACAGGTTGGATGAACACCGCAAACGGCTAGGAGTTCTTGTACCTGTGCTGTCTACTCTCATTCTTTACTACACAGTTCAAGGACAGTTAGTGGATGGCTTTAAAGATCAAACTGTCCACATGAATTTTTTCTATGATCAACAGAATGGGACAATACTGAACAAAAGCAACAACCTGCTTTCAaactactgtacagtaaatagCACCAACAACGAGTATCTCATTCCACCAACAGTTTTGAATGGCTTTGACGCTTTAGTAATCATCCTAACAATTCCAGTGGTTTGGTGGTTCATTCCATCGATGTACGTAAGATGGGGACAATATGAATTGACTATGTTGGACAGAATATCTATAGGAATGATACTGACAATGCTGGGATGCATTGCTACTGTTGGTGTAGAAGTGAGCCGCATTCATGCCGCACAATTAAATTACATCTGCCTAAAGATGGACCAAACCGCCTTCATTATTGTATATTCAACATTGTCACCATTCACACAAATACCTCAACATCTTCTAGTTGGAATTGGTGAGGGATTTACTGGCATCGCAGCAAGAGAATTTGTGTTATCAAGAGCACCACGAGAATTTCGATGCACTGCATATGGATTGATCTACTTGGCAAATGGGCTAGCATTGTATTTGGGAGGACTACTGCTGTTTGTCATGAAACACCTCCACTACTACTACTCAGACATTAGCCCAGCCTACGCAGTAACAATCGGCTCAATAGTTGAAGCAGAAAAGTCTTCTAGAACCTGGGTGTACTACATCGTTTTGACAGCAGTTATGATGGTGGGCTGGTGTGTTTTTTCTTTGATAAAGAGAAGACATAAAGACGTTCTTCGAATAGCAAGAGCCCATATATATGGTGCAATGAACCTGTAG
- the LOC134184545 gene encoding solute carrier family 15 member 4-like, producing the protein MPDRPAVDEKNEILLLQPTGANSLARLQSCCVPSSGVRTMLRLMFVQALQSVAFYVIVATIGEYVECFFDSAPSGSWSLVWINILLAFSHALSPVYGWITDTKYSHFPVLVGCFIMNVLGVALIFASAYIQDGTSDQIAIGRGLYYSGLLVSVLLAVPGIQATLIPFMLEQLTGGADQKNRHLRAFVSWSYFAVNVGAAIAFGVGGYLQSLRSPNGNTNFGGFAWKYLLGLCAVSLAFIIFVFGKNQYRWFHPRQLSRPSLIAVCHTAWCRKPEREHYDTDILRQHQQEPSTQTEAEEREQNDHIRQLGELVPLMTTMVLYFTIYSQTLSTFVEQGHHLDYESLNKAPIPPWDWPLIFDPISIIITVPLMQWVLKPLFERITGRIIYILPSIRWGMVLAAASCVCASLVDSARLHYCNYKHICTTINNSPLCQCFSQMSASWQVPQYIIMGVSEVLAVVGFMEIVLSRSPREFRCTTFGFFRMIEGMGKLVGALTLIIVQSTKPSWYYKAKHLNSDFNPDSCYLQESRSLVYYYFVILAFAIIFNTIFYMAIEHNYRKYTRYAPLQKK; encoded by the coding sequence ATGCCTGATCGTCCAGCCGTCGATGAAAAAAATGAAATTTTATTGCTCCAACCAACCGGTGCTAACTCCCTAGCAAGACTTCAGTCGTGCTGCGTACCATCATCAGGTGTTAGGACAATGCTGAGACTGATGTTCGTTCAGGCCTTGCAGTCTGTGGCTTTCTACGTTATTGTTGCCACCATTGGAGAGTACGTGGAGTGTTTCTTCGATTCTGCTCCATCTGGTTCATGGAGTCTAGTCTGGATCAACATCTTGTTGGCCTTCAGCCATGCTCTGTCTCCAGTCTATGGTTGGATTACTGACACCAAATACAGTCATTTTCCGGTGTTAGTTGGCTGCTTCATTATGAACGTGCTTGGAGTTGCTCTCATATTCGCTTCAGCATACATACAGGACGGTACTAGTGATCAAATAGCTATTGGAAGAGGCTTGTACTATAGTGGGCTTTTGGTTAGTGTCTTATTGGCTGTTCCTGGGATTCAAGCCACACTCATACCTTTCATGCTGGAGCAACTGACTGGTGGAGCAGACCAGAAGAACCGACACCTTAGAGCCTTTGTTAGCTGGTCGTACTTTGCTGTAAATGTTGGTGCAGCAATAGCATTTGGCGTAGGTGGATATCTACAATCACTACGTTCTCCAAACGGCAACACAAATTTCGGTGGTTTTGCATGGAAATACTTACTGGGACTTTGTGCTGTATCATTAGCATTCATAATCTTTGTGTTTGGAAAGAACCAGTATAGATGGTTTCATCCTCGACAATTATCTCGACCCAGTCTTATAGCTGTATGTCATACTGCGTGGTGTAGGAAGCCTGAAAGGGAGCATTATGACACAGACATTTTGAGACAACATCAACAGGAACCATCTACACAAACAGAGGCAGAGGAGCGAGAGCAGAATGATCACATTCGACAACTGGGAGAGTTAGTTCCTCTCATGACCACCATGGTACTCTATTTCACCATTTATTCACAGACTTTAAGCACGTTTGTTGAGCAAGGTCATCATTTGGATTATGAAAGTCTTAATAAGGCTCCTATACCACCTTGGGATTGGCCTTTAATATTTGATCCAATTTCAATTATTATAACAGTTCCTCTTATGCAATGGGTGTTGAAACCACTATTTGAAAGAATTACTGGAAGAATTATTTACATTTTGCCCAGTATTCGGTGGGGCATGGTGCTTGCTGCAGCTTCTTGTGTTTGTGCAAGTCTAGTTGACTCTGCAAGGTTACACTATTGTAACTATAAACATATATGCACTACTATTAACAACTCCCCTTTGTGCCAGTGCTTTTCTCAAATGTCTGCCAGTTGGCAAGTTCCACAGTATATTATTATGGGTGTGTCAGAAGTATTAGCTGTTGTTGGCTTTATGGAAATTGTGCTGTCAAGGTCACCAAGGGAATTTCGGTGTACAACCTTTGGATTCTTTAGAATGATTGAAGGAATGGGAAAGCTTGTTGGTGCTCTCACACTGATCATTGTTCAGTCGACTAAGCCATCATGGTATTACAAGGCAAAGCACCTAAATTCAGATTTCAATCCTGACTCTTGCTATCTCCAAGAGAGCCGGTCACTTGTGTATTACTATTTTGTTATCCTGGCCTTTGCCATTATCTTCAACACAATTTTCTACATGGCTATAGAACATAACTACCGCAAGTACACAAGATATGCACCTCTTCAAAAGAAATAG
- the LOC134184315 gene encoding protein phosphatase 1 regulatory subunit 7-like isoform X2: MSKSTKRDLKTSRFLEGEIDPDKVFAESLERSHSHIYDIDLHGRNIRRISNLEQFVHVKTLDLSCNSITKIEGLDCCTDVRELKLYSNNIHRIENLDKLKQLCQLKLQHNKIKTIESGLQCLQKLKLLRLDYNCLTRLNHGELAGCSNLTHLDLSNNFLEAVEGLGSLIHLEELRLSNNKLIILPPLKHCTKLEDLDLSENPLSVMPQLNFLQSLKRLRVERTGITSLKPFGHLKKLQELHTAHNSISKFEEISAQFPSLEILDVRHNQLESWDCICELNSLRHLVELNIAGNSFTLTECEDQTSYHYKVAQICQTIEMVDDVQVLKGKCLSEEHKRPIMRPTSAARALNTHKVKEQLVSMEKELQSIQTALENRLTAITSVWDSLSHPSVSLGSAQTDRQVTGNERSSSRSSSRSRILKAREFAEEHFNNVT; encoded by the exons atgtcgaaatctaCGAAAAGAGATCTGAAAACAAGTAGGTTTTTGGAGGGAGAAATAGATCCTGACAAAGTG TTTGCAGAGTCGCTTGAGAGAAGCCATTCTCATATCTACGACATTGATTTACATGGTAGAAACATCAGAAGAATATCAAACTTAGAACAG TTTGTTCACGTGAAGACTCTCGATCTCTCTTGCAACAGCATAACCAAAATAGAAGGCTTGGACTGTTGCACC GATGTTAGAGAATTAAAACTCTACTCTAACAATATTCACAGAATTGAAAACCTGGACAA ACTGAAACAACTTTGCCAACTAAAATTGCAGCACAACAAAATTAAGACGATTG aatCAGGACTGCAATGTCTACAAAAGCTCAAACTTCTTCGTTTGGACTACAATTGTCTCACCAGACTAAATCATGGGGAACTTGCAGGATGTTCAAATTTAACTCACCTTGACCTCAgcaataattttttagagGCAGTAGag GGTCTAGGATCACTGATTCATTTGGAAGAGCTTCGCctatcaaacaacaaactgatcATTTTGCCACCTTTGAAGCATTGTACAAAG CTTGAAGACCTTGACTTGTCTGAGAATCCTCTTTCTGTAATGCCACAACTGAATTTCCTACAGTCACTGAAG AGGTTAAGAGTTGAACGAACAGGAATCACTAGTTTGAAACCATTTGGTCATCTCAA AAAACTGCAAGAACTGCACACAGCACATAATAGTATCTCAAAGTTTGAG GAAATCTCTGCCCAGTTTCCTTCTTTAGAAATCTTGGATGTCAGACACAACCAGCTTGAATCATGGGACTGCata TGTGAATTGAATTCGCTTAGACACTTGGTGGAATTGAATATAGCAG GGAATAGTTTTACCTTAACTGAATGTGAAGACCAGACAAG TTACCACTACAAAGTAGCACAAATATGTCAGACCATTGAAATGGTAGATGACGTGCAAGTGCTGAAAGGCAAGTGTTTGTCTGAAGAACATAAACGACCAATTATGAGACCAACGTCTGCAGCTAGAG CTCTGAATACACATAAAGTGAAAGAACAGCTTGTTAGTATGGAAAAAGAACTGCAGTCAATACAAACAGCATTAGAAAACAG GTTGACTGCTATCACTTCAGTATGGGACTCGCTGTCTCACCCATCAGTTTCACTCGGATCAGCACAAACAG ATCGACAAGTAACTGGAAATGAAAGGTCAAGCAGTCGGTCAAGCAG TCGAAGTCGAATCCTCAAAGCACGAGAATTTGCAGAAGAGCATTTCAATAACGTTACTTAG
- the LOC134184313 gene encoding src kinase-associated phosphoprotein 2-like, which translates to MKDELKHVVSSFSSVLEGLHLFLATSLSQEQLTAENEQARKTFALELGRLVGKLKSLGIASPPRPGPKPMAQNGGSDSNPKQVPTLPPRGSGQFSVEERDLSRDVRSNHNDNGVLVTEETYTDMQTGEQNGSNAKQEEFYTDMEPGNETGVIQDEFYTVVGGENESGEPIEQEEFYADVDPAGSSQGMKECIDSTDDEGYPPRSPGRPRSTASSSSLGTNSLDSHYAQFSGTKFKKFKASSLKTSAKAGFLEKLGGYRHNKWQKRYCVLDDICLFFFNSQKDKAQNNQLLLVDYAVSADVTEIKEKKNFLFKLSPTSVTEKSRLKTYFFRAPAQDTRDEWVAAMSAACQKGTGMGKRCSMLQQYHDNDVGTPSATAAVEPIPTDNDEFYDDTAPVFTITPSNTSEDSDSVGTPMTKRKPQPPPLLVEPAVTGPVPLSSRPDPPVDTQRVYYNDKWFNYSDVYVALWDCCGAEANEVSVRRGNLVLIVEKVNADWWLVTLQSEDDDFKGKSGLIPSAYLDFAFEAVH; encoded by the exons ATGAAGGACGAACTGAAACATGTTGTTTCAAGTTTCAGCAGTGTACTAGAGG GTCTTCACTTGTTTCTAGCAACATCATTGTCGCAGGAACAACTGACTGCGGAAAATGAGCAAGCTCGAAAAACGTTTGCACTGGAGCTCGGTCGGCTGGTCGGCAAGCTCAAGTCTCTCGGGATTGCATCGCCGCCTCGCCCGGGGCCCAAGCCTATGGCGCAAAATGGTGGCAGTGACAGCAATCCAAAACAAGTACCGACATTGCCACCTCGAGGTAGTGGACAGTTTAGTGTGGAAGAACGTGACCTCTCTAGAGACGTGAGGTCTAATCATAATGACAATGGCGTTCTGGTGACGGAAGAAACgtacacagacatgcaaactGGCGAACAAAACGGAAGTAATGCAAAGCAGGAAGAGTTCTATACTGATATGGAGCCTGGTAATGAAACTGGCGTCATTCAAGATGAGTTTTACACAGTTGTCGGCGGTGAAAACGAGTCTGGAGAGCCCATTGAACAGGAAGAGTTTTATGCTGATGTCGATCCTGCAGGTAGTAGCCAGGGAATGAAAGAATGCATAGACAGTACAGATGATGAAGGCTATCCACCTAGAAGTCCTGGTAGACCAAGGTCTACTGCTTCATCAAGTTCATTGGGCACTAATTCACTTGATAGTCATTATGCTCAATTCAGTGGAACTAAATTCAAGAAGTTTAAGGCTTCCAGCTTGAAGACATCAGCCAAAGCAGGGTTCTTGGAGAAGCTGGGAGGCTATCGACACAACAAGTGGCAAAAGCGGTATTGTGTTCTTGATGATATCtgcctcttcttcttcaaTTCACAAAAGGACAAAGCTCAAAACAATCAACTCTTGTTGGTAGATTATGCTGTCAGTGCTGATGTCACAGAAatcaaggagaagaagaaCTTTTTGTTCAAACTATCACCCACTAGTGTAACAGAAAAATCTCGACTAAAAACATACTTCTTTCGAGCTCCAGCACAAGACACAAGAGATGAGTGGGTTGCAGCAATGTCGGCAGCATGTCAGAAGGGTACAGGTATGGGCAAACGTTGCTCAATGCTTCAACAGTACCACGATAATGATGTCGGAACTCCTTCAGCAACAGCAGCCGTGGAGCCAATTCCAACAGATAATGATGAATTTTATGATGACACTGCTCCTGTTTTTACCATCACTCCATCAAATACCTCTGAAGATTCAGATTCTGTGGGAACACCTATGACAAAGAGAAAACCACAACCTCCACCCTTGCTTGTAGAGCCAGCTGTGACAGGACCGGTGCCATTGTCTTCCAGGCCTGACCCACCTGTGGACACTCAGCGAGTCTACTACAATGATAAGTGGTTCAACTACAGTGATGTCTATGTTGCATTGTGGGACTGTTGTGGTGCTGAAGCTAATGAAGTGTCAGTTAGGCGAGGTAACTTAGTACTTATTGTGGAGAAGGTTAATGCAGACTGGTGGTTAGTGACTTTGCAATCAGAAGATGATGACTTCAAGGGAAAGTCGGGTCTCATTCCATCAGCATATCTGGACTTTGCATTTGAGGCAGTTCACTAG
- the LOC134184632 gene encoding solute carrier family 15 member 3-like, with translation MDGDPLVQSGVSSFSERSSRSDVSKRRFGPCVSPGVLAVIMLLLVQMLERVAYYTITNNIEPYIHTYLHTFELGQESALLSTVIVGTTWILSPLYGWLSDSRFGHYPVLVGCLAAYLLGAGLILSSAIAFAFSNMALARGLYYPGCVCLLLWVRLEFVPLLCLSYWNN, from the coding sequence ATGGACGGTGATCCTCTCGTCCAGTCGGGCGTTTCTTCATTCTCCGAACGCTCGTCTCGTTCAGATGTATCAAAACGACGTTTTGGTCCTTGCGTGTCTCCTGGTGTGCTCGCAGTGATAATGCTGCTGCTTGTTCAAATGTTGGAGCGTGTGGCATACTATACGATCACCAACAACATCGAGCCCTACATTCATACCTATCTCCATACATTTGAGTTAGGCCAAGAGAGCGCATTGTTGTCAACTGTAATTGTGGGGACAACGTGGATACTATCTCCTCTGTATGGCTGGCTCAGTGATTCTCGATTCGGTCACTACCCTGTTCTTGTCGGATGCTTGGCAGCATACTTACTTGGAGCAGGATTGATCTTGTCATCAGCTATTGCCTTTGCATTTTCCAACATGGCGCTTGCCCGAGGTCTCTACTATCcaggttgtgtgtgtttgctctTGTGGGTTCGCCTGGAATTCGTGCCACTGCTGTGCCTTTCATACTGGAACAACTGA
- the LOC134184631 gene encoding solute carrier family 15 member 4-like: MCVTPQQQHFNIDLLRQYEREPGNEDERRRKKQEEDTKRLANLVPFMAAVIVYFMIDSQTESSFVSQGLKMDYSDLFNETILPEDWTYSFDPLGVIVTVPVMLFIIKPLYEHIAGRTMTVLPRIRWGMIMAALACGLASLVESIRLSCCGFKKTIRHFNGNTFHYCHSGLPIYTQVPQYLIIGMSEVLATVGFMEFVLSTSPREFRCTTFGVLQMMQGIARYFGAFLLYIIEKSRPTWYYVRQKSPLRCSNGHDHESSPYYYYVILTWMMILNVIFYMIAEFRYKKYTRMAPLEIT; this comes from the coding sequence ATGTGTGTCACACCTCAACAGCAACATTTCAACATTGACCTTTTGAGGCAGTATGAAAGAGAGCCTGGAAATGAGGATGAAcgaagaagaaagaagcaaGAGGAGGACACGAAACGACTAGCTAACCTAGTCCCATTCATGGCTGCAGTGATTGTGTATTTTATGATTGACTCACAAACTGAGAGTAGTTTTGTGAGTCAAGGTCTTAAAATGGACTATAGTGATTTATTCAACGAGACGATTCTTCCAGAAGACTGGACGTATAGCTTTGATCCATTAGGAGTCATCGTAACTGTCCCTGTCATGTTGTTCATCATCAAGCCATTATATGAACACATTGCAGGAAGGACAATGACGGTGTTACCTAGAATACGATGGGGGATGATTATGGCTGCACTGGCATGTGGCCTTGCCAGTCTTGTTGAGTCAATTAGACTTAGTTGTTGTGGATTTAAGAAAACAATTAGACATTTTAATGGAAATACATTTCATTATTGCCATTCAGGACTTCCAATATACACACAGGTGCCTCAATATCTAATCATCGGAATGTCAGAAGTTTTAGCAACTGTTGGATTCATGGAATTTGTTCTGTCAACTTCACCACGAGAATTCCGTTGTACAACATTTGGAGTTCTTCAAATGATGCAAGGTATAGCAAGATACTTTGGAGCATTCTTGTTATATATTATTGAGAAAAGTCGTCCAACTTGGTATTATGTCAGACAAAAAAGTCCTTTGAGATGCAGTAATGGTCATGATCATGAGTCATCTCCATACTACTATTATGTTATTCTCACATGGATGATGATACTTAATGTCATATTTTACATGATCGCAGAATTCAGGTATAAAAAGTATACCAGAATGGCTCCACTGGAAATCACATAG